From Bradyrhizobium sp. NDS-1, the proteins below share one genomic window:
- a CDS encoding xanthine dehydrogenase family protein molybdopterin-binding subunit, giving the protein MLELRKDIFADERDDNLKEIGKGTQRQDMLGHVTGTSSYFNDHKLQGMLHLKVVRSTQAHARIRRIDTTEAERSAGVRRIIRGTDVPVNLNTLLSLINFGKDDEPSLAVDKVRYKGEPIVAIVADSEREAFEAIAKVKVDYEPLPTVFDVEDALKPGAPVVNETYPKNAFIYHDVYDHQRLRFGDADAALASADHVLEQRYQMSPIEHAPTETNGAIAAPDTNGRYVVYTSTQALFFSVDTCAKILDVPSNTFHFIGGTVGGGFGGKVDTLTEPLAILGAMLTGRPVRYVFGREEEMQYGPPRGAERIYIKDGVMRDGRIVARKIRAYFDSGAYTRLSSYAAVKCAAHLPGPYTIPNVYGDVYCVFTNRTPATAMRGFGVTAMDFAIECQMDKLANLVGMDPMEFRILNAYRDGDMKAHRREAKNTALIECVQVAAEKAKWPIRDEFRRASSRKEGGGSRAVIPPTPTDSSRARPAAPVQQRTSYDRLPPTVTREPPRDPPPPAPPSPPPRPAAPSHGATRFSSVFGTRRR; this is encoded by the coding sequence ATGCTGGAACTGCGCAAGGACATCTTCGCCGACGAGCGCGACGACAACCTCAAGGAGATCGGCAAGGGCACCCAACGCCAGGACATGCTCGGCCATGTCACGGGTACGTCGAGCTACTTCAACGACCATAAGCTGCAGGGCATGCTGCACCTGAAGGTCGTTCGCTCGACACAGGCCCATGCACGGATTCGTCGCATCGACACCACCGAGGCGGAGCGGTCGGCCGGCGTACGCCGGATCATCCGCGGCACGGACGTGCCGGTCAATCTCAACACGCTTCTGAGCCTGATCAATTTCGGCAAGGACGACGAGCCGTCGCTGGCGGTCGACAAGGTCCGCTACAAGGGCGAGCCCATCGTCGCGATCGTCGCCGACAGCGAGCGCGAGGCTTTCGAGGCCATCGCGAAGGTCAAGGTCGACTACGAACCGCTGCCGACCGTGTTCGACGTCGAGGACGCGCTCAAGCCCGGCGCGCCCGTGGTCAACGAGACCTATCCGAAGAACGCTTTCATCTATCACGATGTCTACGACCACCAGCGCCTGCGGTTCGGCGACGCCGATGCGGCGCTAGCGAGCGCAGATCACGTGCTTGAGCAGCGCTACCAGATGTCGCCCATCGAGCACGCGCCGACCGAGACCAACGGCGCCATTGCGGCTCCGGATACCAACGGCCGCTACGTCGTCTATACCTCGACGCAGGCGCTGTTCTTCTCGGTCGACACTTGCGCCAAGATCTTGGACGTGCCGTCCAACACTTTCCACTTCATCGGCGGCACCGTGGGTGGCGGCTTCGGCGGCAAGGTGGACACTTTGACCGAGCCGCTCGCCATCCTCGGCGCCATGCTGACGGGACGCCCCGTCCGCTACGTGTTCGGGCGCGAAGAGGAAATGCAATACGGCCCGCCGCGCGGCGCCGAACGGATCTACATCAAGGATGGCGTGATGCGTGACGGCCGCATCGTCGCGCGCAAGATCCGCGCCTATTTCGACAGCGGCGCCTATACGCGGCTGTCGAGCTACGCCGCGGTGAAGTGCGCCGCGCATCTGCCGGGCCCCTACACCATCCCGAACGTCTATGGCGACGTCTATTGCGTCTTCACCAACCGCACGCCGGCCACCGCCATGCGCGGCTTCGGCGTCACGGCGATGGACTTCGCCATCGAATGCCAGATGGACAAGCTCGCGAACCTCGTCGGCATGGACCCGATGGAGTTTCGCATCCTCAACGCCTATCGCGACGGCGACATGAAGGCACACCGGCGCGAGGCCAAGAACACGGCGCTGATCGAATGCGTGCAGGTCGCCGCTGAGAAAGCCAAATGGCCGATCCGCGACGAGTTCAGGCGCGCCTCCTCGCGCAAGGAGGGCGGCGGCAGCCGCGCGGTGATCCCACCAACGCCGACGGATTCTTCGCGCGCACGTCCAGCCGCGCCGGTCCAGCAACGCACCAGCTATGACCGGCTGCCGCCAACGGTCACGCGAGAACCGCCGCGCGATCCGCCCCCGCCGGCGCCGCCATCTCCCCCGCCGCGCCCGGCTGCGCCATCCCACGGCGCGACGCGGTTCTCGTCGGTGTTCGGCACCAGGAGACGCTGA
- a CDS encoding xanthine dehydrogenase family protein molybdopterin-binding subunit gives MTRHRGRGMASINYPIGMNLGGDPSQALVHSNPSGKFTVALSSIDLGQGMKSVTRQICAETLGVPVEDVYVDTADSDTGPHCMGSFASRGTHRVGNAVMAAAREARGVMMEAAAEELEVNAADLETDGRGNIHVKGAPHRSISTKDVAIAAQFKQGKTISGRGIFLVPLSNVDPETGEMSPATCYAHACLVAEVEVDDETGEVAMVRMDSAYELGRALNPRLVEQQLVGGAWMGVSHALYETPEPYYPDPVHGPRDFVEYLMPGPGDICPHDIAVLERPAPDGPFGAKGPGEMCANPVLPAVANAIFNAVGVRIDDLPITPEKVLRAIKSQGGARPQARR, from the coding sequence ATGACCAGGCATCGCGGACGCGGCATGGCGTCGATCAATTATCCCATCGGCATGAACCTTGGCGGGGATCCCAGCCAGGCCCTGGTTCACTCCAATCCCAGCGGCAAGTTCACCGTGGCCTTGTCGTCGATCGACCTCGGCCAGGGCATGAAATCGGTGACGCGGCAGATCTGCGCCGAGACGCTGGGCGTGCCGGTCGAGGACGTCTATGTCGACACGGCGGACTCCGACACCGGTCCGCACTGCATGGGCTCGTTCGCCTCGCGCGGCACCCACCGCGTCGGCAACGCCGTGATGGCCGCCGCCCGCGAGGCGCGCGGCGTGATGATGGAGGCGGCCGCCGAGGAGCTGGAGGTCAACGCGGCCGATCTGGAGACCGACGGCCGCGGCAACATCCACGTCAAAGGTGCACCGCACCGCTCGATCTCGACCAAGGACGTCGCGATTGCCGCGCAGTTCAAGCAGGGCAAGACCATTTCGGGCCGCGGCATCTTTCTGGTGCCGCTGTCGAACGTCGACCCTGAAACCGGCGAGATGTCCCCGGCGACGTGTTACGCCCATGCCTGTCTCGTCGCCGAGGTCGAGGTCGACGACGAGACCGGCGAGGTCGCGATGGTACGGATGGACTCCGCCTATGAGCTCGGCCGCGCGCTCAACCCGCGTCTGGTGGAGCAGCAGCTCGTCGGTGGCGCCTGGATGGGCGTCAGCCACGCGCTCTACGAGACCCCGGAACCCTATTATCCCGACCCCGTTCACGGCCCCCGCGACTTCGTCGAGTATCTGATGCCAGGTCCCGGCGACATCTGTCCGCACGATATCGCGGTGCTGGAACGCCCCGCGCCCGATGGTCCCTTCGGGGCAAAAGGCCCCGGCGAGATGTGCGCCAACCCGGTTCTGCCGGCCGTCGCCAATGCGATCTTCAACGCCGTGGGCGTGCGCATCGACGACCTGCCGATCACGCCTGAAAAGGTACTGCGCGCCATCAAGAGCCAGGGCGGCGCGCGGCCGCAGGCTCGGCGCTAG
- a CDS encoding (2Fe-2S)-binding protein, with amino-acid sequence MAKIPLQFRHNGRDVAIFVDGGTNLLVALRELIGDMTPKFGCGQGGCGTCSVLVDGELHLSCLTLAETVAGRSIDTLDGMKQGPNLHPLQRAFADNFAAQCGYCTPGMLMAAKALLDRNPSPSRDEVIEAISGNICRCTGYEPIINAILAAAGGRVSA; translated from the coding sequence ATGGCCAAAATCCCCCTGCAATTTCGTCACAACGGCCGCGACGTCGCGATCTTCGTCGACGGCGGCACCAATCTGCTGGTCGCGCTGCGCGAGCTGATCGGCGACATGACGCCGAAATTCGGCTGCGGCCAGGGTGGCTGCGGCACGTGCAGCGTGCTCGTTGACGGCGAGCTGCACCTCTCCTGCCTGACGCTCGCCGAGACGGTCGCCGGCCGTTCGATCGACACGCTCGACGGCATGAAGCAGGGCCCGAACCTGCACCCGCTGCAGCGCGCCTTCGCCGACAATTTTGCCGCCCAGTGCGGCTATTGCACCCCGGGGATGCTGATGGCCGCCAAGGCGCTGCTCGACCGCAATCCCTCGCCCAGCCGCGACGAGGTGATCGAAGCCATTTCCGGCAACATCTGCCGCTGCACCGGCTACGAGCCGATCATCAATGCCATCCTCGCCGCCGCCGGCGGCCGGGTCAGCGCCTGA
- a CDS encoding SRPBCC family protein, whose amino-acid sequence MPHIVKSTILDAPTDATWAVLRDFNGHDRWHPAVATSSIERAQSSDKIGCVRRFKLTDGSELREQLLALSDLEQSFSYCLLDTPVPMFNYVAHVRLLPVTDGDRTFWHWESRFTTKPEDKDRMTHMVAEDIYQAGFEAIRRHLKEAA is encoded by the coding sequence GTGCCGCATATCGTCAAGAGCACGATCCTGGACGCGCCGACCGACGCGACGTGGGCGGTGCTGCGCGATTTCAACGGGCATGATCGCTGGCATCCGGCGGTCGCGACCTCCTCGATCGAGCGTGCGCAGTCGTCCGACAAGATCGGCTGCGTCAGGCGGTTCAAGCTGACGGACGGCTCCGAGTTGCGCGAGCAATTGCTGGCGCTGTCGGACCTGGAACAGTCCTTCAGCTATTGCCTGCTCGATACACCGGTGCCGATGTTCAACTACGTCGCTCATGTCCGGCTGCTGCCGGTCACCGACGGCGACCGGACTTTCTGGCACTGGGAATCCCGTTTCACCACGAAGCCCGAGGACAAGGACCGTATGACCCATATGGTCGCCGAAGACATCTATCAGGCAGGCTTCGAGGCGATCCGCCGGCACCTGAAGGAGGCCGCGTAA
- a CDS encoding FAD binding domain-containing protein: MAVTVKTFASASEAAGALSSDRSARYLGGGTLVMRALNEGDVSISTVVRAQDQALTRIDASGPRITLGAGVTFARVLAERDLAFLHAPARSIGGPAVRNMGTVGGNLFAPNPYGDFTVALLALDATVTVAGGFGARDVPIEEFLQARERQAGTLVLSVSCTRPANSEAFRYRKIARIKPKGGSVVTLAAHLPISGGRIAGARIALGSMAPTQIRARAAERALEGRSLDAATIATAASAATEGTSPSDNALGSAWYRREIVGVHLRRLLSGQE; the protein is encoded by the coding sequence ATGGCTGTGACAGTGAAGACTTTTGCAAGCGCCAGCGAGGCGGCCGGCGCGCTGTCCTCGGACCGCAGCGCGCGCTATCTCGGCGGCGGCACGCTGGTGATGCGAGCGCTGAACGAGGGGGATGTTTCCATCTCGACCGTGGTGCGCGCACAGGACCAGGCACTGACCAGGATCGACGCCTCGGGCCCACGCATCACATTGGGCGCCGGCGTCACCTTCGCGCGCGTCCTCGCCGAACGCGACCTCGCCTTCCTGCACGCGCCCGCCCGTTCGATCGGCGGTCCCGCCGTGCGCAACATGGGTACGGTCGGCGGCAACCTCTTCGCGCCAAATCCCTACGGCGATTTCACCGTCGCGCTGCTGGCGCTCGATGCTACCGTCACTGTAGCCGGCGGCTTTGGCGCGCGCGACGTCCCGATCGAAGAGTTCCTGCAGGCGCGCGAACGACAGGCCGGGACATTGGTGCTGTCGGTGTCCTGCACCCGTCCCGCCAACAGCGAAGCCTTCCGTTATCGCAAGATCGCGCGCATCAAGCCGAAGGGCGGTTCGGTCGTCACGCTCGCGGCCCATCTGCCGATCAGCGGCGGACGTATCGCGGGCGCCCGGATCGCGCTGGGATCGATGGCACCGACCCAGATCCGCGCCCGCGCCGCCGAGCGCGCGCTGGAGGGCCGCTCGCTGGATGCCGCGACCATCGCGACGGCCGCATCCGCGGCCACCGAAGGAACCTCGCCATCCGACAACGCGCTCGGCAGCGCCTGGTATCGCCGCGAGATCGTCGGCGTGCATCTGCGCCGCCTGCTGTCGGGACAGGAATAA
- a CDS encoding SRPBCC family protein — protein sequence MARVYVSTVVNARNDRVWARVRDFNGLPNWHPAIAESRIEGGEPSDKIGCVRDFRLRNGDRIREKLLGLSDYDMFCTYSILESPMGVENYVATLRLTPVTDGDQTFMEWTAEFDCAPERETELVSNIGGGVFQGGFDALKRVFGG from the coding sequence ATGGCTCGCGTCTACGTCTCCACCGTCGTCAACGCCCGCAACGACCGCGTCTGGGCGCGGGTGCGTGATTTCAATGGCCTGCCGAACTGGCATCCGGCCATCGCCGAAAGCCGCATCGAGGGCGGCGAGCCCTCCGACAAGATCGGGTGTGTGCGCGATTTTCGCCTGCGCAACGGCGACCGAATCCGCGAGAAGCTGCTCGGCCTCTCCGACTACGACATGTTCTGCACTTATTCGATCCTGGAATCGCCAATGGGCGTCGAGAACTACGTCGCGACCCTGCGGCTGACCCCCGTCACCGACGGCGACCAGACCTTCATGGAATGGACCGCCGAGTTCGACTGCGCGCCGGAGCGGGAGACCGAGCTCGTCAGCAATATCGGCGGCGGCGTGTTCCAGGGCGGGTTCGACGCGCTCAAGCGCGTGTTCGGAGGCTAG